The Desulfoscipio gibsoniae DSM 7213 genome contains a region encoding:
- a CDS encoding biotin transporter BioY — translation MSKLTPRDMVLVAMFASLAVVAALLFRFLGGMIVPFSLMPFVALLAGGLLGARLGALSMGIYVLMGVLGMPVFEKPPFGGPAYILSPTFGFLLGFILAALVTGLILRGRRDAGPLRLSLAMLAGVAMIYAVGLPYLYVILNYYVGKPFDVLQIVMLFFVPFIGLDLLKALAAGVLVRIVGMRLPVLKEQRN, via the coding sequence ATGAGTAAATTAACACCGCGGGACATGGTACTGGTGGCCATGTTTGCCTCACTGGCTGTGGTGGCCGCTTTGTTGTTCCGTTTCCTCGGCGGCATGATTGTACCCTTCAGCTTGATGCCATTTGTGGCGCTGCTGGCCGGTGGGTTGTTGGGTGCCAGATTGGGAGCGTTGAGTATGGGCATATATGTGTTAATGGGTGTTTTGGGGATGCCGGTATTTGAAAAACCGCCCTTTGGTGGCCCGGCGTATATATTATCACCCACTTTCGGCTTCTTACTGGGCTTTATACTGGCCGCACTGGTGACTGGATTAATTTTACGTGGCCGGCGGGATGCCGGTCCCCTGCGGCTTTCTCTGGCTATGCTGGCGGGGGTGGCGATGATTTATGCCGTTGGGCTGCCGTATCTATATGTCATACTGAACTACTATGTGGGTAAACCTTTTGATGTTCTGCAGATTGTGATGCTCTTTTTTGTGCCCTTTATTGGACTAGATTTACTAAAAGCGCTAGCCGCCGGGGTGCTTGTGCGCATAGTGGGTATGCGCCTCCCGGTGTTAAAAGAACAGCGGAATTGA
- a CDS encoding purple acid phosphatase family protein, whose protein sequence is MSFMPGIKPIAVKTIIFLALSSLLFVFFSIVNPCFAEPGSGSLNSNLSEHIILSWTEDPGTTQTITWSTGDATRDRMQYQPAAGFSGSFDGALEVIADGSGSNNGLFHFEATIRGLTPGTGYVYRIGKEGAWSAPATFTTATTDDEFSFIYMGDVQEGYEFWGEMLEKVYEDHPGIKFGLLGGDLVNYAGSIEEWQQFFAAASPVFSQIPLMPAAGNHDDTELFWNYFALPRNGPGGYEEKFYSFDYGNCHIAVLNSNYLGASGIGDYEKITKWLQNDLNNSKQQWKLLVLHHPPYPVVHDWRADHLQANWVPLFEQCGVDMVLVGHQHVYMRTKPLRDGAIQADGEGIVYIMGNAGTKYYGPGPDYDYIAKQIAYVSNYQVININGENLTLIAKDAGGQVIDSCVIAKQSVAVKPVYTITPVADAAYKIEAANDGITTMSVNSGVSGMKYFNVQLAPIKAHTGLETVVFTHLRDGTQLGLNATKADFDVVDIAQAGFNVQPGDMVKVYMVDDLTSMVKQNPIFLQ, encoded by the coding sequence ATGAGCTTTATGCCGGGCATTAAGCCCATTGCAGTAAAAACTATAATCTTTCTGGCACTTTCGTCACTGCTGTTTGTTTTTTTCTCAATTGTAAATCCTTGTTTTGCAGAGCCTGGCAGCGGCAGCCTCAACAGTAACCTGTCCGAACACATTATCCTCTCGTGGACGGAAGACCCCGGGACTACCCAAACCATCACCTGGAGTACAGGGGATGCCACCCGGGACCGGATGCAGTACCAGCCCGCTGCCGGTTTTAGCGGCAGCTTTGATGGTGCCCTGGAAGTGATTGCTGACGGATCTGGTTCCAACAATGGACTATTTCACTTTGAAGCGACCATCCGGGGACTGACCCCCGGCACAGGTTACGTCTATCGCATTGGTAAAGAAGGGGCCTGGAGTGCACCGGCTACCTTCACCACCGCCACAACTGATGATGAGTTTTCCTTTATTTACATGGGCGATGTCCAGGAAGGCTATGAGTTCTGGGGGGAAATGCTTGAAAAGGTTTATGAAGATCACCCTGGCATCAAATTCGGACTGCTGGGTGGGGATTTAGTCAATTACGCCGGCAGTATCGAGGAATGGCAGCAGTTTTTCGCCGCTGCCTCGCCTGTTTTCAGCCAAATCCCGTTGATGCCGGCTGCGGGCAACCACGATGATACTGAGCTTTTCTGGAATTACTTTGCCCTGCCTCGGAACGGGCCCGGGGGATACGAAGAAAAATTTTATTCCTTTGACTACGGAAACTGCCATATTGCTGTGCTGAACAGCAATTATCTGGGTGCTTCCGGGATCGGCGATTACGAAAAGATAACTAAATGGTTGCAAAACGATCTAAACAATAGTAAGCAGCAGTGGAAACTGCTGGTCCTTCATCACCCGCCCTACCCGGTGGTCCACGATTGGCGTGCAGATCACCTGCAGGCAAATTGGGTTCCGCTTTTTGAACAATGCGGGGTGGATATGGTCCTGGTAGGACACCAGCACGTCTACATGCGGACCAAGCCCCTGCGGGACGGCGCGATCCAGGCCGATGGAGAGGGTATTGTCTATATCATGGGCAATGCAGGGACAAAGTATTATGGTCCCGGACCTGATTACGACTATATTGCGAAACAAATAGCCTACGTTAGTAACTATCAAGTAATCAACATTAACGGGGAAAACCTTACCCTGATCGCTAAAGATGCCGGTGGGCAAGTGATTGACAGTTGCGTAATAGCTAAGCAGTCTGTTGCCGTTAAGCCCGTATATACAATCACCCCGGTGGCTGATGCTGCTTATAAAATCGAGGCCGCCAACGATGGGATAACAACTATGTCCGTAAACAGCGGCGTTTCCGGGATGAAGTATTTTAATGTGCAGTTGGCTCCCATAAAAGCACATACAGGGTTGGAGACAGTAGTATTTACGCATCTAAGAGACGGTACCCAACTGGGACTCAATGCAACCAAAGCTGACTTTGACGTGGTAGACATTGCTCAGGCCGGCTTCAACGTCCAGCCGGGTGATATGGTCAAGGTTTATATGGTTGATGACCTGACCAGTATGGTTAAGCAGAACCCGATTTTTTTACAATAG